The following proteins are co-located in the Citrobacter freundii ATCC 8090 = MTCC 1658 = NBRC 12681 genome:
- the envZ gene encoding two-component system sensor histidine kinase EnvZ, giving the protein MRRMRFSPRSSFARTLLLIVTLLFASLVTTYLVVLNFAILPSLQQFNKVLAYEVRMLMTDKLQLEDGTQLVVPPAFRREIYRELGISLYSNEAAEEAGLRWAQHYEFLSHQMAQQLGGPTEVRVEVNKSSPVVWLKTWLSPNIWVRVPLTEIHQGDFSPLFRYTLAIMLLAIGGAWLFIRIQNRPLVDLEHAALQVGKGIIPPPLREYGASEVRSVTRAFNHMAAGVKQLADDRTLLMAGVSHDLRTPLTRIRLATEMMGEEDGYLAESINKDIEECNAIIEQFIDYLRTGQEMPMEMADLNSVLGEVVAAESGYEREIETALQPGAIQVKMHPLSIKRAVANMVVNAARYGNGWIKVSSGTETHRAWFQVEDDGPGIKPEQRKHLFQPFVRGDSARSTSGTGLGLAIVQRIIDNHNGMLEIGTSERGGLSIRAWLPVPFTRAQGITKDV; this is encoded by the coding sequence ATGAGGCGAATGCGCTTCTCGCCACGAAGTTCGTTTGCCCGCACGTTATTGCTCATCGTCACCTTGCTGTTTGCCAGCCTGGTGACGACTTACCTGGTAGTGCTGAACTTCGCGATTCTGCCGAGCCTCCAGCAGTTTAATAAGGTCCTGGCCTACGAAGTTCGTATGCTGATGACCGATAAACTACAGCTGGAGGACGGTACGCAACTGGTGGTGCCGCCCGCATTCCGTCGGGAAATTTATCGTGAGCTGGGTATTTCCCTCTATTCCAACGAGGCCGCTGAAGAAGCCGGACTGCGTTGGGCGCAGCACTATGAATTCTTAAGCCATCAGATGGCGCAGCAGTTGGGTGGCCCAACGGAAGTCCGCGTTGAGGTAAACAAAAGCTCGCCGGTTGTGTGGCTGAAAACCTGGCTGTCGCCCAACATCTGGGTACGTGTTCCGCTTACGGAAATTCATCAAGGCGATTTCTCTCCGCTGTTCCGCTATACGCTGGCGATTATGCTGCTGGCTATCGGTGGCGCGTGGCTGTTTATCCGTATCCAGAACCGACCGTTGGTGGATCTTGAACATGCGGCGCTGCAGGTGGGGAAAGGTATCATTCCACCGCCGTTGCGGGAGTATGGCGCTTCAGAGGTGCGCTCCGTAACCCGAGCCTTTAACCATATGGCCGCAGGTGTGAAGCAGTTGGCCGATGACCGTACGCTGTTAATGGCGGGCGTGAGCCACGATTTACGTACTCCGCTGACGCGTATTCGTCTGGCAACGGAAATGATGGGCGAAGAGGACGGTTATCTTGCGGAGTCCATCAATAAGGACATCGAAGAGTGTAACGCCATCATCGAGCAGTTCATCGATTACCTGCGTACCGGTCAGGAGATGCCGATGGAGATGGCGGATCTGAACTCGGTGCTGGGTGAAGTGGTTGCGGCAGAAAGCGGCTATGAACGTGAAATCGAAACTGCGCTGCAGCCTGGCGCCATTCAGGTGAAGATGCACCCGCTGTCGATCAAGCGTGCGGTTGCCAATATGGTGGTTAACGCCGCCCGCTACGGCAACGGCTGGATTAAGGTCAGTAGCGGTACGGAGACGCATCGCGCCTGGTTCCAGGTAGAAGATGATGGTCCGGGCATCAAGCCGGAGCAGCGTAAGCACCTGTTCCAGCCATTTGTCCGCGGCGACAGCGCGCGCAGTACCAGCGGCACGGGGCTGGGTCTGGCGATTGTGCAACGTATTATCGATAACCATAACGGCATGCTGGAGATTGGTACCAGTGAACGTGGTGGGTTGTCGATTCGTGCATGGCTTCCGGTTCCTTTCACTCGCGCGCAGGGTATCACGAAAGACGTATAA